Proteins encoded in a region of the Frondihabitans sp. 762G35 genome:
- a CDS encoding SDR family oxidoreductase, translating into MSKVWFITGASKGFGREWAEAALERGDSVAATARKVETLDALVEKYGDRILPLQLDVTDRAADIDAVKKAAENFGHLDVVVNNAGYGHFGMIEELTEDEVRAQLETNLFGALWVTQAALPIMREQGSGHIIQVSSIGGISAFPTVGAYHASKWALEGFSQSLSQEVKGFGIDVTLIEPGGFSTDWSGPSASRSEELEAYAAVREEAAKRPSANDPGDPTATRGAILKVVDAEQPPLRIFFGRAPLEIATKDYESRLATWNEWQPVSLEAHGK; encoded by the coding sequence GTGAGCAAGGTCTGGTTCATCACGGGAGCGTCGAAGGGCTTCGGCCGCGAGTGGGCGGAAGCCGCCCTCGAGCGCGGCGACAGCGTCGCCGCCACGGCGCGCAAGGTCGAGACGCTCGACGCCCTGGTCGAGAAGTACGGCGACCGCATCCTGCCCCTCCAGCTCGACGTCACCGATCGCGCGGCCGACATCGACGCCGTGAAGAAGGCCGCGGAGAACTTCGGCCACCTCGACGTCGTCGTCAACAACGCCGGGTACGGCCACTTCGGCATGATCGAGGAGCTGACCGAGGACGAGGTCCGCGCGCAGCTCGAGACCAACCTCTTCGGCGCCCTCTGGGTCACCCAGGCGGCCCTGCCGATCATGCGCGAGCAGGGCTCGGGCCACATCATCCAGGTGTCGAGCATCGGCGGCATCAGCGCCTTCCCGACCGTCGGCGCCTACCACGCCTCCAAGTGGGCGCTCGAGGGCTTCTCGCAGTCGCTGTCGCAGGAGGTCAAGGGATTCGGGATCGACGTCACCCTCATCGAGCCCGGCGGGTTCTCCACGGACTGGTCAGGACCCTCGGCGTCGCGCAGCGAGGAGCTCGAGGCCTACGCGGCCGTCCGCGAAGAGGCCGCGAAGCGCCCGTCCGCCAACGACCCGGGCGACCCCACGGCCACCCGCGGCGCCATCCTGAAGGTCGTCGACGCGGAGCAGCCGCCCCTGCGCATCTTCTTCGGCCGCGCACCGCTCGAGATCGCTACGAAGGACTACGAGTCGCGTCTCGCGACCTGGAACGAGTGGCAGCCCGTCTCTCTCGAGGCGCACGGGAAGTAA
- a CDS encoding oxygenase MpaB family protein, with the protein MPAITEPIRARLQYTFNGQSTGIPQWVQDLEKGDDPGFFGPGSAVWAVHGGMSTIPAGVRALLVQALHPGALAGVHDHSRYREDPLGRLAGTIRWIFTVSYGSQEAARHASDWVLRLHEKVVGSYVDGHGREHDYRANDPDLLAWVHMAFADSFLEAALAWGADIPGGPDAYVREWAIAGELMGVEDPPRSVAEMKAQLRSFDERGVLERSARTDDVVRFLKRPPLFPVLRVGYPVLFNGAVGTLSPRFRELLGLEAPRLGPLELPTRQPAQIMLDGIEAILGAEPAAAKAARARRARLGVA; encoded by the coding sequence ATGCCTGCCATCACGGAGCCGATCCGCGCCCGTCTCCAGTACACCTTCAACGGCCAGAGCACGGGCATCCCGCAGTGGGTGCAAGACCTGGAGAAGGGCGACGACCCGGGCTTCTTCGGCCCCGGCTCCGCCGTCTGGGCGGTCCACGGTGGCATGTCGACGATCCCCGCGGGTGTCCGCGCTCTCCTCGTGCAGGCGCTGCACCCGGGAGCCCTCGCCGGGGTCCACGACCACTCGCGCTATCGGGAGGATCCGCTCGGTCGCCTCGCCGGGACGATCCGCTGGATCTTCACCGTCTCCTACGGCTCCCAGGAGGCGGCTCGCCACGCGTCCGACTGGGTCCTCCGCCTCCATGAGAAGGTCGTCGGCAGCTACGTCGACGGTCACGGCCGCGAGCACGACTACCGCGCCAACGACCCCGACCTGCTGGCGTGGGTCCACATGGCGTTCGCCGACTCGTTCCTCGAGGCCGCGTTGGCCTGGGGCGCCGACATCCCCGGCGGGCCCGACGCCTACGTGCGCGAGTGGGCGATCGCGGGAGAGCTGATGGGCGTCGAGGATCCGCCCCGGTCGGTCGCCGAGATGAAGGCCCAGCTCCGCTCGTTCGACGAGCGCGGCGTGCTGGAGCGCTCGGCTCGGACCGACGACGTGGTGCGGTTCCTCAAGCGGCCGCCGCTCTTCCCCGTCCTCCGGGTCGGCTACCCGGTGCTGTTCAACGGGGCCGTGGGAACGCTGTCGCCGCGCTTCCGCGAGCTGCTCGGTCTCGAGGCTCCCCGTCTCGGGCCGCTCGAACTGCCGACGAGGCAGCCGGCGCAGATCATGCTCGACGGCATCGAGGCGATCCTCGGCGCCGAGCCCGCGGCCGCGAAGGCCGCTCGCGCCCGGCGCGCGCGCCTCGGCGTCGCCTGA
- a CDS encoding ATP-binding cassette domain-containing protein, which yields MRVTSQGLGHAFPGRPALFRSLDLDLRPGTVTAVTGPSGSGKSTLLCLLAGWLTPSEGLLRREGIDRIGWVLQNPHGVARRSAIDHVALPFLARGRSRRRAEAEARRLLVDFGLLEVADRPFRELSSGEAQRLLLARGLAADPDLLLVDEPTAQLDSSTAETVSSTIGSLAAEDTIVVVTTHDQRARDACTHHLDLGASV from the coding sequence ATGCGCGTGACCTCGCAGGGCCTGGGCCACGCGTTTCCGGGTCGACCCGCGCTCTTCCGCTCGCTCGACCTCGATCTGAGGCCCGGGACGGTGACGGCCGTCACCGGGCCCAGCGGTTCGGGCAAGTCGACGCTCCTCTGCCTCCTCGCCGGCTGGCTCACCCCCTCGGAGGGGCTTCTCCGGCGAGAGGGCATCGATCGGATCGGCTGGGTCCTCCAGAATCCCCACGGTGTCGCCCGCCGGTCGGCGATCGACCATGTCGCGCTTCCCTTCCTCGCACGGGGGCGGAGTCGACGGAGGGCGGAGGCCGAGGCACGACGACTGCTCGTCGACTTCGGTCTGCTGGAGGTCGCCGATCGGCCGTTCCGCGAGTTGTCGAGCGGTGAGGCCCAGCGTCTCCTGCTGGCGCGCGGCCTGGCAGCCGATCCCGATCTGCTCCTCGTGGACGAGCCCACGGCGCAACTCGATTCGTCGACGGCCGAGACCGTCTCTTCGACCATCGGCTCCCTCGCTGCGGAAGACACCATCGTCGTCGTCACGACCCACGATCAGCGGGCGCGCGACGCGTGCACGCACCACCTCGATCTGGGCGCGTCCGTCTGA
- a CDS encoding peptidoglycan-binding domain-containing protein encodes MIRLRELATPSVGLIAVLACGALGAAIALATTSQPTPSSLESIPVSGSVPTSTRTFDDARSVEVVVERGPDRHVTSRKGGWVTASGCAPGAVLTSGTRIASVDGMPLLGLATSEPLWRDLAAGDSGDDVRSLQSELSRLGYPVRADGVVGPETIQAFAAVWQTIEPRGLIRTTVASESIAWLPTSTVTASTCDAPIGARVEPGDALATLPPAATRATLGAMPDDLAAGERQLVVGDLRIDVDEGGVVSDESSLAELATIADGSLGTEGVPPATIAARLVLTHPARVVVVPPSSLYGVEGTRACVSSEGGAIRVTIVASELGQTLVIPDGDTPLPGVSLDESARRPCA; translated from the coding sequence GTGATCCGTCTCCGCGAACTCGCGACACCGTCGGTGGGCCTCATCGCAGTCCTCGCCTGCGGAGCGCTCGGGGCGGCTATCGCGCTGGCGACGACGAGCCAGCCGACACCGTCGTCCCTCGAGTCCATCCCCGTCTCCGGTTCGGTTCCGACCTCGACTCGTACGTTCGACGACGCACGCTCCGTGGAGGTCGTGGTCGAACGGGGCCCGGATCGTCACGTGACGAGCCGGAAGGGCGGCTGGGTTACAGCGTCGGGCTGCGCCCCGGGAGCAGTGCTCACGTCCGGCACCCGGATCGCGTCCGTCGACGGGATGCCTCTGCTCGGCCTGGCCACGTCCGAGCCGCTCTGGCGCGACCTCGCCGCCGGTGACTCCGGCGACGACGTCCGTTCCCTGCAGAGCGAACTCTCCCGGCTCGGGTATCCCGTCCGGGCCGACGGGGTCGTCGGCCCGGAGACGATCCAGGCCTTCGCAGCCGTCTGGCAGACGATCGAGCCACGAGGGCTCATCCGGACGACGGTCGCATCCGAGTCGATCGCGTGGCTGCCGACTTCGACCGTGACGGCCTCGACCTGCGACGCTCCGATCGGGGCGAGAGTGGAGCCCGGCGACGCGCTGGCCACTCTGCCGCCCGCGGCCACGCGAGCGACCCTCGGGGCGATGCCCGACGATCTCGCGGCGGGTGAACGGCAGCTCGTCGTCGGCGACCTCCGAATCGACGTCGACGAGGGCGGCGTCGTCTCCGACGAGTCGTCGCTGGCGGAGCTCGCGACGATCGCGGACGGCTCCCTCGGCACGGAGGGCGTCCCCCCGGCCACCATCGCCGCGCGCCTCGTCCTCACGCATCCGGCGCGGGTCGTCGTCGTCCCGCCGTCATCCCTCTACGGCGTCGAGGGCACGCGCGCGTGCGTCTCGTCGGAGGGCGGGGCGATCCGAGTGACGATCGTCGCCTCCGAACTCGGCCAGACCCTCGTGATTCCCGACGGCGACACGCCACTGCCCGGGGTCTCCCTCGACGAGTCGGCGCGGCGACCATGCGCGTGA
- a CDS encoding long-chain-fatty-acid--CoA ligase — protein sequence MTTDDDRPWLSSYADGVPHDIPAATATLVDLIDDAVHRYRSHVALQFFGRETTYSDLGGRIARAAEGLRRIGVGPGDRVALLLPNSPQHVVAFYAVLRLGAVVVEHNPLYTDRELRHLFEDHGATVAIAWDKLADRLATMPLDIRFEKVVTVDLTREMPLSTRTALRLPVKRARESRAALTAAPTRVSRGSIPWESLVSGRRLAKRHPRPDVDDIALLQYTSGTTGLPKGAILSHRNLRSNVDQGRAWVPGLRDGQETVYGVLPFFHAYGLTLCLTFAMRIGARLVLFPKFDVDLVLAASRKRPPTFLPAVPPIYERLAEAARARGVDLSSCRIGISGAMNLPQRVEDAWEAVTGGILVEGFGLTETSPIALGNPVGPTRRPGTVGVPFPSTAARVVDRDDPSVAVAPGEPGELLVRGPQVFQGYWRRPDETAAVFLEGGWFRTGDIVTMSDDGFVTIVDRIKELIVTGGFNVAPSEVEEVVLGVRGVREAAVVGIPRPGGGEDVTAVVVLAEGATLDEAAAREHCRAHLAAYKVPRRILVVDELPKTLIGKVQRRAIRDRLIAEAS from the coding sequence ATGACGACCGACGACGACCGTCCCTGGCTGAGCAGCTACGCCGACGGGGTCCCCCACGACATCCCGGCCGCGACGGCGACCCTCGTCGATCTGATCGACGACGCCGTCCACCGGTACCGCTCGCACGTCGCCCTGCAGTTCTTCGGCCGTGAGACGACGTACTCCGACCTCGGTGGCCGGATCGCCCGGGCCGCGGAGGGCCTCCGCCGGATCGGGGTCGGACCGGGCGACCGCGTCGCGCTCCTGCTTCCCAACAGCCCGCAGCACGTCGTCGCCTTCTACGCGGTGCTCCGCCTGGGCGCCGTCGTCGTCGAGCACAACCCGCTCTACACCGACCGCGAGCTGCGGCACCTCTTCGAGGACCACGGCGCGACCGTCGCGATCGCGTGGGACAAACTGGCCGACCGCCTGGCGACGATGCCCCTCGACATCCGCTTCGAGAAGGTCGTCACCGTCGATCTGACCCGCGAGATGCCCCTGTCGACGCGCACCGCGCTGCGTCTTCCCGTCAAGCGGGCCCGGGAGTCGCGGGCCGCGCTCACGGCCGCGCCCACGAGGGTCTCCCGCGGCTCGATCCCCTGGGAGAGCCTCGTCTCGGGCCGACGCCTGGCGAAGCGGCACCCGCGGCCCGACGTCGACGACATCGCGCTGCTCCAGTACACGAGCGGGACGACGGGGCTGCCCAAGGGCGCGATCCTCTCGCATCGCAATCTCCGGAGCAACGTCGACCAGGGGCGCGCCTGGGTCCCCGGCCTCCGGGACGGGCAGGAGACCGTGTACGGCGTGCTGCCGTTCTTCCACGCCTACGGCCTCACCCTCTGCCTCACCTTCGCGATGCGCATCGGCGCCCGTCTCGTCCTCTTCCCGAAGTTCGACGTCGACCTCGTCCTCGCGGCGAGCCGGAAACGACCGCCGACGTTCCTGCCCGCCGTGCCGCCCATCTACGAGCGCCTCGCCGAGGCCGCACGGGCCCGAGGCGTCGACCTGAGCTCGTGCCGGATCGGGATCTCCGGAGCGATGAACCTGCCCCAGCGCGTCGAGGACGCCTGGGAGGCGGTGACGGGCGGGATCCTCGTGGAGGGCTTCGGCCTCACCGAGACGTCGCCCATCGCGCTCGGCAACCCGGTGGGGCCGACCAGGCGGCCCGGCACGGTCGGCGTCCCGTTCCCTTCCACCGCCGCCCGCGTGGTCGATCGGGATGACCCCTCCGTGGCGGTCGCTCCCGGCGAGCCGGGCGAACTGCTCGTCCGCGGGCCGCAGGTGTTCCAGGGCTACTGGCGGCGGCCGGACGAGACCGCGGCCGTCTTCCTCGAAGGCGGCTGGTTCCGCACCGGCGACATCGTCACGATGAGCGACGACGGCTTCGTGACGATCGTCGACCGGATCAAGGAGCTCATCGTCACGGGCGGCTTCAACGTGGCGCCGTCGGAGGTCGAGGAGGTCGTCCTCGGGGTCCGGGGCGTCCGCGAGGCCGCCGTCGTGGGGATCCCCCGGCCGGGCGGCGGCGAGGACGTCACGGCGGTCGTGGTGCTCGCCGAGGGTGCGACGCTCGACGAGGCCGCAGCTCGCGAGCACTGCCGGGCCCACCTCGCCGCCTACAAGGTGCCGCGCCGCATTCTGGTGGTCGACGAGCTTCCGAAGACCCTGATCGGGAAGGTTCAGCGGCGCGCGATCCGCGACCGCCTGATCGCCGAGGCGTCCTGA
- a CDS encoding TIGR03086 family metal-binding protein, translated as MTDWIALLRTAHSEFTARVDAVTDWEAPTPDTEWSVRDLVAHVTEEQQWVPLLLSGKTPADCTLAPLGDDLAAEWRRLSAEALTAWEAADLKGDVHLSSDTVPASEYLTEQVGDVTIHSWDLARATGTDESLDDSLVSAVWTVFEPQADVLQASGLYAAAVAVPDDAPLRIRLLALTGRDAA; from the coding sequence ATGACCGACTGGATCGCCCTCCTCCGCACCGCCCACAGCGAGTTCACCGCCCGTGTCGACGCCGTCACCGACTGGGAGGCCCCCACGCCGGACACCGAGTGGTCGGTGCGCGACCTGGTCGCGCACGTGACCGAGGAGCAGCAGTGGGTGCCGCTCCTCCTTTCGGGGAAGACGCCCGCGGACTGCACCCTGGCCCCGCTGGGGGACGACCTGGCGGCGGAGTGGCGGCGGCTGTCGGCCGAGGCGCTGACGGCGTGGGAGGCAGCCGATCTCAAAGGGGACGTCCACCTGTCGAGCGACACGGTCCCCGCGTCGGAGTACCTCACCGAGCAGGTCGGCGACGTGACGATCCACAGCTGGGACCTCGCTCGCGCCACCGGCACCGACGAGTCGCTCGACGACTCCCTGGTGAGCGCCGTGTGGACCGTCTTCGAACCGCAGGCGGACGTCCTGCAGGCCAGCGGTCTCTACGCGGCCGCGGTCGCGGTCCCGGACGACGCGCCCCTCCGCATCCGGCTGCTCGCCCTCACCGGGCGCGACGCCGCCTGA
- a CDS encoding DUF6412 domain-containing protein, whose amino-acid sequence MLLLLDLVARLVGAPISVVPTSGAPLALVLVGAVGVAGLAAMVVAARVVSTPAVTGAPSSPFGEAERIELPTRIVQSDPDAAGHVRSRAPGRRARTALTRPGTAS is encoded by the coding sequence GTGCTCCTCCTTCTCGATCTCGTCGCGCGCCTCGTGGGCGCGCCGATCTCGGTCGTCCCGACTTCGGGGGCACCGCTCGCTCTCGTCCTCGTCGGCGCGGTGGGAGTCGCGGGCCTGGCGGCGATGGTGGTCGCGGCGCGCGTCGTCTCGACCCCGGCGGTCACCGGGGCTCCGTCGAGTCCCTTCGGCGAGGCCGAACGCATCGAGTTGCCGACGCGGATCGTGCAGAGCGACCCCGACGCGGCGGGACACGTGCGCTCGCGGGCGCCCGGGCGGCGGGCCCGGACCGCCCTCACGCGTCCCGGCACCGCTTCCTAG
- the yidC gene encoding membrane protein insertase YidC — protein MNPFDLPPAAALLEGLARLVTDLAALFAPWAGASATAAAVVALTLGVRLVLLPVAVSQVRAEVARRRLAPAIAAIRRRHSGDPVRLAEETQRLHRDEGVSPLAGVGPSLLQLPVVSAVYSLFSHQAIAGHANALLSHTLFGAVLGANVVAALPHVLVPLAVLAALAVVVEASRRAGLRWLSVDGEGAGVAARRLARLLPFVTVLFAAVAPLAAALYLLTSGVWALAEREVLRRRLFGRERRRTATT, from the coding sequence GTGAACCCCTTCGACCTTCCACCCGCCGCCGCCCTCCTCGAGGGCCTCGCCCGGCTCGTCACCGATCTCGCCGCCCTCTTCGCCCCGTGGGCGGGGGCCTCCGCCACCGCCGCGGCGGTCGTCGCCCTCACCCTGGGCGTCCGCCTCGTCCTCCTCCCCGTCGCCGTCTCGCAGGTGCGGGCCGAGGTGGCTCGGCGCCGTCTCGCACCCGCCATCGCCGCGATCCGGCGTCGGCACTCCGGCGATCCCGTCCGCCTGGCGGAGGAGACGCAGCGACTGCACCGCGACGAGGGTGTCTCGCCCCTGGCGGGCGTCGGCCCGAGCCTCCTGCAGCTTCCCGTCGTCTCGGCGGTCTACTCGCTCTTCTCGCACCAGGCGATCGCCGGGCACGCCAACGCGCTCCTCTCCCACACGCTGTTCGGTGCCGTTCTCGGCGCGAACGTCGTGGCGGCGCTGCCGCACGTCCTCGTGCCCCTCGCCGTTCTGGCCGCGCTCGCCGTCGTCGTCGAGGCGAGCCGCCGCGCCGGTCTGCGATGGCTCTCCGTCGACGGCGAGGGGGCAGGAGTCGCGGCCCGGCGACTCGCGCGGCTCCTGCCGTTCGTCACCGTGCTCTTCGCCGCTGTGGCCCCGCTCGCCGCAGCCCTGTATCTCCTCACGAGCGGGGTCTGGGCGCTCGCCGAGAGGGAGGTCCTGCGGCGTCGGCTCTTCGGTCGGGAGCGCCGCCGCACTGCGACGACGTGA
- a CDS encoding DUF2461 domain-containing protein, with the protein MTFTGFGTGASGFLAALAKDNSKRFFDAHRQEYEEAVRQPLEDLLGEAEPAYGPGRVMRPNRDVRFSADKSPYKTSASLWAGSVGGVYLSLSAQHLEVGGGLYEPSRDQLARGRAALDAVPTAASRLSEIVDALVSAGFEMAGPSLKTAPRGYDREHPQIELLRLKHYAALRTLPVDASPDEIRHAWTAVEPLIDWVGEHVGAAKSWP; encoded by the coding sequence ATGACGTTCACCGGGTTCGGCACGGGCGCGAGCGGGTTCCTGGCCGCGCTCGCGAAGGACAACTCCAAGCGGTTCTTCGACGCTCACCGCCAGGAGTACGAGGAGGCGGTGCGGCAGCCCCTGGAGGATCTGCTGGGCGAGGCGGAGCCCGCCTACGGCCCCGGTCGCGTGATGCGGCCGAACCGCGACGTCCGGTTCAGCGCCGACAAATCGCCGTACAAGACGAGCGCCAGCCTCTGGGCCGGCTCGGTCGGGGGCGTCTACCTCAGCCTCTCCGCCCAGCACCTCGAGGTCGGTGGCGGCCTCTACGAGCCCAGTCGCGACCAGCTGGCTCGCGGACGGGCCGCCCTCGACGCCGTCCCCACCGCCGCCTCGAGACTGTCCGAGATCGTCGACGCGCTCGTGTCCGCAGGATTCGAGATGGCCGGTCCGTCCCTGAAGACCGCCCCGCGCGGATACGACCGCGAGCATCCGCAGATCGAACTCCTCCGCCTCAAGCACTACGCGGCGCTGAGGACGCTCCCCGTCGACGCGTCGCCGGACGAGATCCGGCACGCCTGGACGGCCGTCGAGCCCCTGATCGACTGGGTGGGCGAGCACGTCGGGGCGGCGAAGTCGTGGCCGTGA
- a CDS encoding YceI family protein, with product MAITTSSIPGYVAGTWNLDPTHSEVSFSVRHLAISKVKGTFEKFDVTLTTGESIVDSTVKASIDIASINTNQKDRDNHLRTGDFFAADEHPTIEFVSTKVTEDGDDLLIDGDLTLRGVTKPVQLKAEFGGIVTDGYGQTKAGFSAKTKIDRTEFGVNWNAALEAGGFTLGNDVTIDLEVQVVLAQ from the coding sequence ATGGCCATCACCACCTCATCCATCCCCGGCTACGTCGCGGGCACCTGGAACCTCGACCCCACCCACTCGGAGGTCTCGTTCAGCGTCCGCCACCTCGCGATCTCGAAGGTCAAGGGCACGTTCGAGAAGTTCGACGTCACCCTCACCACGGGCGAGTCCATCGTCGACAGCACCGTCAAGGCGTCCATCGACATCGCGTCGATCAACACCAACCAGAAGGACCGCGACAACCACCTCCGCACGGGCGACTTCTTCGCCGCGGACGAGCACCCCACCATCGAGTTCGTCTCGACCAAGGTCACCGAGGACGGCGACGACCTCCTCATCGACGGCGACCTGACCCTCCGCGGCGTCACGAAGCCCGTTCAGCTCAAGGCCGAGTTCGGCGGCATCGTCACCGACGGCTACGGACAGACCAAGGCCGGCTTCTCCGCCAAGACCAAGATCGACCGCACCGAGTTCGGCGTCAACTGGAACGCCGCCCTCGAGGCCGGCGGCTTCACCCTCGGCAACGACGTCACGATCGACCTCGAGGTCCAGGTCGTCCTCGCCCAGTAA
- a CDS encoding aldo/keto reductase family protein, with protein MEFRYLGNSGLKISEITYGNWLTHASQVENDVATQCVRAALDNGISTFDTADAYANTAAEKVLGDALAGERRESLEIFTKVYWPTGPRGHNDVGLSRKHILESIDGSLTRLGTDYVDLYQAHRFDSETPLEETMQAFADVVRQGKALYIGVSEWSASQIQKGHALAEKLGIQLISNQPQYSLLWRVIEEEVVPASRQYGLSQIVWSPIAQGVLSGKYKPGQPLPAGSRATDEKGGATTIKRFLTDEVLTGVAQLEPIARDLGMSMAQLAVAWVLQNDNVASAIIGASRPEQVADNVKAAGVTLPAEVLQKIDAAVGHLAERDSSKTVSPESRPA; from the coding sequence ATGGAATTCAGATACCTCGGCAACTCCGGCCTCAAGATCTCCGAGATCACCTACGGAAACTGGCTCACCCACGCCTCGCAGGTCGAGAACGACGTCGCGACGCAGTGCGTCCGCGCCGCGCTCGACAACGGCATCTCCACCTTCGACACGGCCGACGCCTACGCGAACACGGCGGCCGAGAAGGTCCTCGGCGACGCGCTCGCCGGCGAGCGGCGCGAGTCGCTGGAGATCTTCACCAAGGTCTACTGGCCGACCGGTCCGCGCGGGCACAACGACGTGGGCCTCAGCCGCAAGCACATCCTGGAGTCGATCGACGGGTCGCTCACGCGCCTCGGCACCGACTACGTCGACCTCTACCAGGCGCACCGCTTCGACTCCGAGACGCCGCTCGAGGAGACGATGCAGGCGTTCGCCGACGTCGTCCGCCAGGGCAAGGCCCTCTACATCGGGGTCTCCGAGTGGAGCGCCTCCCAGATCCAGAAGGGGCACGCCCTGGCCGAGAAGCTGGGCATCCAGCTCATCTCGAACCAGCCGCAGTACTCCCTCCTCTGGCGGGTCATCGAGGAGGAGGTCGTGCCGGCCAGCCGCCAGTACGGTCTCTCGCAGATCGTCTGGTCGCCGATCGCGCAGGGCGTCCTGTCGGGCAAGTACAAGCCGGGTCAGCCGCTGCCCGCGGGCAGCCGCGCCACCGACGAGAAGGGCGGCGCCACCACGATCAAGCGCTTCCTCACCGACGAGGTCCTCACGGGTGTCGCGCAGCTCGAGCCCATCGCCCGAGACCTCGGGATGTCGATGGCGCAGCTCGCGGTCGCATGGGTCCTGCAGAACGACAACGTGGCCTCCGCCATCATCGGGGCCTCGCGTCCGGAGCAGGTCGCCGACAACGTCAAGGCCGCGGGCGTGACGCTGCCCGCGGAGGTCCTTCAGAAGATCGACGCCGCGGTGGGCCACCTCGCCGAGCGCGACTCCTCGAAGACGGTCTCCCCGGAGTCCCGGCCCGCCTGA
- a CDS encoding glycosyltransferase: MSSDPTQTTASLWAAGEPAPLLTPQAPTDGSVAPNRGVVETVQNAAPGFHLPAWTPIEWVGYSALVIVSLLLTAVAVSTLWWMLHAWRSRDNLAGTQFRTDDPLPARHSFTLLVPGRHEEEVMGQTLDRLALQDHPDFEIIAIVGHDDPGTDRVAREAAARHPDLIRVIVDDTEPKNKPKALNLALKSARGEIVGVFDAEDEVHPRLLTLVDSKFTETDADVVQGGVQLMNFQSSWWSLRNVLEYYFWFRSRLHFHAKSKFIPLGGNTVFVTKERLDWSAGWDADCLAEDCELGVRLSSVGANVVVAYSPEVVTREETPGTFMSLLKQRTRWNQGFMQVLGKGEWRKLPTMRQRFYARYLLTMPFIQAITGLLIPISILLMFTIKVPTGVALISFIPLAPTLVLLAVEFTGLAEFGRTYGTKVRARDYFRLVWGLIPYQVFLALAAVRAVYRQLRNQNGWEKTEHTGAHRDAEETADNVIPIGSARAAQPEGAFAMVSGEER; this comes from the coding sequence GTGTCGTCTGACCCGACGCAAACCACCGCCTCTCTGTGGGCAGCGGGGGAGCCAGCTCCCCTTCTCACCCCTCAGGCACCCACCGACGGCTCCGTCGCGCCCAACCGCGGCGTCGTCGAGACCGTGCAGAACGCCGCCCCCGGCTTCCACCTCCCCGCCTGGACACCCATCGAGTGGGTCGGGTACTCCGCCCTCGTCATCGTGTCGCTCCTGCTCACGGCCGTCGCCGTCAGCACGCTCTGGTGGATGCTCCACGCCTGGCGGTCGCGCGACAACCTCGCCGGCACGCAGTTCCGCACGGACGACCCGCTGCCCGCGCGCCACTCCTTCACCCTTCTCGTCCCCGGGCGCCACGAGGAGGAGGTCATGGGCCAGACCCTCGACCGCCTCGCGCTCCAGGACCACCCCGACTTCGAGATCATCGCGATCGTCGGTCACGACGACCCGGGCACCGATCGCGTCGCTCGCGAGGCCGCCGCTCGTCACCCCGACCTGATCCGCGTGATCGTCGACGACACCGAGCCCAAGAACAAGCCGAAGGCCCTCAACCTCGCGTTGAAGAGCGCTCGCGGCGAAATCGTCGGCGTGTTCGACGCCGAGGACGAGGTCCACCCGCGCCTCCTGACGCTCGTCGACTCGAAGTTCACCGAGACCGACGCCGACGTGGTTCAGGGCGGCGTGCAGCTGATGAACTTCCAGTCGAGCTGGTGGAGCCTCCGCAACGTCCTCGAGTACTACTTCTGGTTCCGTTCGCGCCTCCACTTCCACGCCAAGTCGAAGTTCATCCCTCTCGGCGGCAACACCGTCTTCGTCACCAAGGAGCGGCTCGACTGGTCGGCCGGCTGGGACGCCGACTGCCTCGCGGAGGACTGCGAGCTCGGTGTCCGACTCTCGAGCGTCGGCGCGAACGTCGTCGTCGCCTACAGCCCCGAGGTCGTCACCCGCGAGGAGACCCCCGGCACCTTCATGTCGCTGCTCAAGCAGCGCACGCGGTGGAACCAGGGCTTCATGCAGGTGCTCGGCAAGGGCGAGTGGCGGAAGCTGCCGACCATGCGTCAGCGCTTCTACGCCCGCTACCTCCTCACGATGCCGTTCATCCAGGCCATCACGGGGCTCCTGATCCCCATCTCGATCCTGCTGATGTTCACCATCAAGGTGCCGACCGGCGTCGCGCTCATCTCGTTCATCCCGCTCGCGCCGACCCTGGTGCTCCTGGCGGTCGAGTTCACGGGTCTCGCCGAGTTCGGACGGACCTACGGGACGAAGGTGCGCGCCCGCGACTACTTCCGCCTCGTCTGGGGTCTCATCCCCTACCAGGTGTTCCTGGCGCTCGCAGCCGTGCGCGCCGTCTACCGCCAGCTGCGCAACCAGAACGGGTGGGAGAAGACCGAGCACACCGGTGCCCACCGCGACGCGGAGGAGACCGCCGACAACGTCATCCCGATCGGCTCCGCGCGCGCCGCGCAGCCCGAGGGCGCCTTCGCCATGGTCTCGGGGGAGGAGCGATGA